The genomic stretch TTTTGTGGTAGATGATTTATGAGAATCATCACTATATACCATTTATGAAGAGAGATGTTATTCCGCTGTGTGAGtttgcatgttatttatttggttttgatttatAATCCGTGTTACTTGTATGTGACCATGGCGTGTGTTGTTTATGGCAGAAGTAAATGTGATACCCTCGTGTATGCATGCTTTAATTTACTCTGGTTATGTAATTGTATGCTGTATTTGAGTAGTAGTAGTTTGGGGGGTGTgacattagtggtatcagagcatggtcggTCATTCGGCCAGGTTATGAATTTGTTTGATTTCGTTGTATCTGATTTGTGTGTATGACACAAGCGATATGGTTTGTTTAATAATCcttgttgttgtggttgtttgGTTGGTGTAGCAGGAAGATGGCTGCTGGAAGGAATGATGATGCGCTTGCGACAACATTAACCCTGTTGGCTGGTGCCATTCCGCAAATGAATGCTGGTGATCAGGAGCGTGATGctgatgagttccgtgctttggggaaGTTCCAGAGGAACAATCTGCCAACTTTTGAAGGAGCTCATGAAGCTGACAAAGCTCAAGAGTGGTTGAAGGCGATTGAGAAAATATTTCGAGTTATGAACTGTTCAGATGCGCAGAAGGTGCAGTTTGGCACTCATATGCTTGAGAAAGAAGCTGAGGATTGGTGGCGCAACACTGTTCAAAGATTTGATGAGGATGGCATTGAAGTGACTTGGGCACTTTTCCGTGATGCTTTTCTGGagaagtattttccagaagatgttcgtggaaagaaggaaattgaattccttgagtTGAAGCAAGGTAATGGTACTGTAGCTGAGTATACTACAAAGTTTGAGGAGT from Lathyrus oleraceus cultivar Zhongwan6 chromosome 7, CAAS_Psat_ZW6_1.0, whole genome shotgun sequence encodes the following:
- the LOC127103447 gene encoding uncharacterized protein LOC127103447, which produces MAAGRNDDALATTLTLLAGAIPQMNAGDQERDADEFRALGKFQRNNLPTFEGAHEADKAQEWLKAIEKIFRVMNCSDAQKVQFGTHMLEKEAEDWWRNTVQRFDEDGIEVTWALFPEYTTKFEELIKFCPHYNTTNVERSKCLKFVNGLRPDIKKAMGYQQITRFYELVNKSKIYDEDSRESAAHYKSLHDKKGKEQF